GGCGGAAAGGCTTTGGGCCTTGAGGGAAACCTTTTTGGTGGCCTTTTTTATTTGGGCGGGGATGGCCGTGGGACCTGATGGGGTCCTTGCAGGGTTGGTCCTTCTCCTTCTCCTAGGTTTGAAGCCGGTTTTTCTTTTCCTTCCCCTGGTCCGCCAGGGCTTTAGGGCCCGCACGGCTTTTCTGGTGGGGGCGGGCTTGGGCACCTATTCGGAGTTTGGCCTGGTGGTGGCGGGGGTTCTTTATGGTTTGGGACAGCTCACGCCCCAAGGGGTGGGGGCGGTAGCCTTGGCGGTGGGGGGCTCTTTCCTTCTAGGAGCTCTAGTGATCCAGAAGGCCCATGTCCTTCATGAAAGGTGGAAACTTTCGCTTGAAAGGTGGGAACGGCCCGGGTTGCACCCCGACGAGGAACCGCAAGGGGCCTTGGGGGTGAGGTGGTTGGTGGTGGGCATGGGGCGGACGGGGGCAGCGGCGTATCGCTTTCTCGCGGGGAGGGGCGAAAGGGTTTTGGGTTTGGATAGCGACCCGGCCAAGGTGGAGTACCACAGTTCCAAGGGCCGGCGGGTCCTCTATGGGGATGCCGAGGATCCGGCCTTGTGGGAGGGGTTGGACCTGAACGGGGTTAAGGGGGTGGTCCTGGCCCTTCCCGACCTCGAGGCCCGCTTAAGGGCTGCTCGGGCTTTGCGGGCCAAAGGTTTTAGGGGCGTGGTGGGGGCGGTGAGCTATAGCCCGGGAGAGGACGCTCCTCTAAAAGAGGCTGGAGTGGACGTGGTGTTCCACCCCCTCTTGGAAGCGGGAGAGCGCCTCGCCGAGCGGGTTTGGGAAAAAAGCGAAGCCTAGTTGGGGGCATGCCTTCTCCCTGAAGGCGGGGTACACTAAAGGGCATGGAGTACGAAACCTTGGCGGTGCTCCATGGCCTTCCGGAAGATCCGTATGGGGCGGTAGGGCTACCCATCTATGCCGTGGCCGCCTACGGGTTTAAGACCCTGGAGGAAGGGGCCAGGCGCTTTGCCACAGGGGAGGGCTACGTCTACGCCCGGCAGAAGGACCCCACGGCCAAGGCCTTGGAGGATAGGCTTAAAGCCCTTGAGGGAGCCATGGAGGCGGTGGTTTTTGCCTCGGGGCAGGCGGCCACGTTCGCTGCCCTAATGGCGCTTCTCCGTCCAGGGGATGAGGTAGTGGCGGCCAAGGGGCTTTTCGGCCAGACCATTGGCCTTTTCCAGCAGGTTTTGGCCCCTTGGGGGATACGGGTGCGCTATGTGGAGCCCGAGCCCCACCGGGTTCGCGAGGCCCTTACCGAGGGTACCCGGGCCATCTTCGTGGAAACCATGGCCAATCCTGCCCTGATCGTGCCGGACCTCGAGGGCCTGGCCTCCGTGGCCGAGGAGAAGGGGATCGCCTTGGTGGTGGACAACACCTTCGGTGCCGCAGGGGCGCTGGCCAAGCCCCTAAGGTGGGGAGCCCACGTGGTGGTACAAAGCCTCACCAAGTGGGCGAGCGGCCACGGCTCGGTGCTGGGGGGGGCGGTTTTGGTGCGGGAGACGGGGATCTGGCAGCACTACCCCCAGTTTCTAGAGCCCGATGCCCGGGGCCAGGTGCCCTGGGAGGCCTTGGGGCCTAGGTGCTACCCGGAAAGGGTGCGCACCCTGGGGCTTTCCCTTATGGGTATGGCCCTATCCCCCTTCAACGCCTACCTTCTCTTCCAGGGCCTGGAGACCGTGTCCCTCAGGGTAAAGCGGATGAGCGAAACGGCCCTGCATCTGGCGGAGGCTCTTAGGGGCCATCCCAAGATCCAAGCCCTTCGTTACCCTGGCTTGCCCCAGGACCCAGCCTACCCCATGGCCCGGAAGTACCTGGCCTCGGGGGGGCCCATACTCACCCTGGACCTGGGAAGTGAGGAGGCGGCAGGCCGCTTTTTAGGGGCCATTCCCTTGCCCAAGGCCGCCAACCTGGGGGATGCTCGCACCCTTCTCGTTCACCCGTGGACCACCACCCATAGCCGCCTGTCCGAGGAGGGCCGGCTACAGGCGGGGGTTACGCCTGGCCTGGTAAGGGTTTCCGTGGGGTTGGAGGACGCGGAGGACCTGGTGGGCTGGTTTAGGGGGGCCTTGTCCTTTGTTTAGGGGAGAGGGAAAGCACAAGCAACTTTTATCGTGAAGAAACGCACATAAAGTGAGCTGGAGAAGAGGGGCCAGAGCCCCTCCCATCCAGGTCAACCCGCCCTAGACCACCCAAAGTCCTTTGCGCATCAGGGGTATCCGGGTTCCCTCTTCCAAAATCCCATCCACGTCCATCTCTTCCGAGCCAATCATCCAGTCAATGTGCACCAGGCTCTGGTTTCCCCCACGCCTTAGGAACTCTTCTCCCAAGGGGTGGCCCTCGAGGTTCTCGGCATAGGCTTGGCCAAAGGCAATGTGGCTGGCGGCGTTTTCGTCAAAGAGGGTGTCAAAGAAAACCAGGCCCGTTCTGGCAATGGGGTTGTCGGCGGCCACCAGGGCCACCTCTCCCAGGCGCCGGGCGCCTTCGTCGGTGGAGAGGGCCTTAAGGAGAACCTCCTGCCCCTTTTCCGCCCCCACTTCCACGGCATACCCCCCCTCAAAGCGGGCCCAGATGCCCTCCACCAGCTGGCCCCCCAAGGCCAAGGGGCGGCTGGCCCGCACAATCCCTTCCACCCGTTCCCGATGGGGAGCGGTGAAGACCTCCTCCGTGGGTAGGTTGGGATTGCAAAGAAGCCCCTTCTGGGTGGGGGTGGCCCCTCCTTGCCAGAGGTGCCCTTCCGCCAGGCCCACCACCAAGTCGGTTCCTGGGCCTCGGAAGTGGATAGCGGAGAAACGCCTTTCGTTCAGGTAAGCCACCTTCTGGTGCAAGGAGCGGTTATGGGCTTCCCAGGCGGCCACGGGGTCTAGGGTATCCGCGCGGGTGGCCTGGAAGATGGCCTGCCAGAG
The window above is part of the Thermus albus genome. Proteins encoded here:
- a CDS encoding aminotransferase class I/II-fold pyridoxal phosphate-dependent enzyme; the protein is MEYETLAVLHGLPEDPYGAVGLPIYAVAAYGFKTLEEGARRFATGEGYVYARQKDPTAKALEDRLKALEGAMEAVVFASGQAATFAALMALLRPGDEVVAAKGLFGQTIGLFQQVLAPWGIRVRYVEPEPHRVREALTEGTRAIFVETMANPALIVPDLEGLASVAEEKGIALVVDNTFGAAGALAKPLRWGAHVVVQSLTKWASGHGSVLGGAVLVRETGIWQHYPQFLEPDARGQVPWEALGPRCYPERVRTLGLSLMGMALSPFNAYLLFQGLETVSLRVKRMSETALHLAEALRGHPKIQALRYPGLPQDPAYPMARKYLASGGPILTLDLGSEEAAGRFLGAIPLPKAANLGDARTLLVHPWTTTHSRLSEEGRLQAGVTPGLVRVSVGLEDAEDLVGWFRGALSFV
- a CDS encoding cation:proton antiporter, which gives rise to MPGVLLLAFLSGVVLVRLGLPAFLGYLGIGLGLRLLGFPGDPLLEFFKDLGVYLLLFTVGLGLRLERLARREVWATGMFQLLLLPVFVGALYLLGLVRNPLALLVLAVAFINPSTVLLARVLQGKGELSALHGQLALGISVFLDVVSLALLILVGFQGVGPLGFLVLAFPLLRPLLARLFHLASNAELKLLLGVGLALLGVELARFLQAPEALGALFMGLGLSRYPGVGEVAERLWALRETFLVAFFIWAGMAVGPDGVLAGLVLLLLLGLKPVFLFLPLVRQGFRARTAFLVGAGLGTYSEFGLVVAGVLYGLGQLTPQGVGAVALAVGGSFLLGALVIQKAHVLHERWKLSLERWERPGLHPDEEPQGALGVRWLVVGMGRTGAAAYRFLAGRGERVLGLDSDPAKVEYHSSKGRRVLYGDAEDPALWEGLDLNGVKGVVLALPDLEARLRAARALRAKGFRGVVGAVSYSPGEDAPLKEAGVDVVFHPLLEAGERLAERVWEKSEA
- a CDS encoding aminopeptidase yields the protein MSAFQENLEKLAHLAVRVGLNLQPGQEVIATAPIEAVDFVRLLAEKAYQHGASLFTVIYGDNVLSRKRLSLAPEEGLDKAPAWLYEGMAKAFREGAARLAVSGNDPKALEGLPPDRIGRAQQAQSRAYKPALEAISEFVTNWTIVPFAHPGWAKAVFPQLPEEEAVAQLWQAIFQATRADTLDPVAAWEAHNRSLHQKVAYLNERRFSAIHFRGPGTDLVVGLAEGHLWQGGATPTQKGLLCNPNLPTEEVFTAPHRERVEGIVRASRPLALGGQLVEGIWARFEGGYAVEVGAEKGQEVLLKALSTDEGARRLGEVALVAADNPIARTGLVFFDTLFDENAASHIAFGQAYAENLEGHPLGEEFLRRGGNQSLVHIDWMIGSEEMDVDGILEEGTRIPLMRKGLWVV